One part of the Mariniflexile litorale genome encodes these proteins:
- a CDS encoding RagB/SusD family nutrient uptake outer membrane protein has protein sequence MKNIKKIILASVLLTAFSCSEAILDKDPVSSFSGQGFYQTSSDAQAGVYGIYDALQGTFRTNFSFWGEGRADAVATNHSGDPSILKQNTLSPSISSASWNNIYETISRANYAIKYIPQVFETESEFSLQLVAQARALRALSYFYAVRVWGDVPLITEPYESVNQEFFVSATNRELVLDQVVDDLIFASTNCLGNFSGDNTRILFTKGGADALLTQVYMWRKDYPNAVDSADKVLGNSLYSLVTINDWSKIFTSGYSNESIFEIGYNDVQTNALRVLYAIGADSHYFPSVSFRDSFEADDLRKDLIYDTTNADPRKIWKFFGEGFNDESADPSGNNIVLIRLADIILLKAEAHNKLTETDEAVRLLNLIRKRAGIPEFADEAAAISMYGDLESAILHERLIELSFEGHRWFDLVRTGRAIDVMNPINGLSDETNLVWPIQEDALNRNPNLEQNIFYR, from the coding sequence ATGAAAAATATTAAAAAAATCATACTAGCTAGTGTTTTGCTAACAGCATTTTCATGTTCTGAAGCCATACTAGATAAAGATCCTGTTAGTAGTTTTTCTGGACAAGGATTCTATCAAACCTCAAGTGATGCGCAAGCAGGAGTTTATGGAATTTATGATGCACTTCAAGGCACTTTCCGTACCAATTTTTCTTTCTGGGGAGAAGGGAGAGCAGATGCAGTTGCAACAAATCATTCCGGAGATCCTTCAATTTTAAAACAAAACACACTAAGTCCATCGATATCTTCAGCAAGTTGGAATAATATTTATGAGACTATTAGTCGTGCGAATTATGCTATAAAATATATTCCACAAGTTTTTGAAACTGAAAGTGAATTTAGTTTGCAATTGGTGGCTCAAGCAAGAGCTTTAAGAGCCTTATCTTATTTTTATGCTGTGAGAGTTTGGGGCGATGTGCCATTAATTACAGAACCTTATGAGAGTGTAAATCAAGAGTTTTTTGTTTCTGCTACAAATAGAGAATTAGTTTTAGATCAAGTTGTAGACGATTTAATTTTTGCTTCAACAAATTGTTTAGGTAACTTCTCAGGAGATAATACAAGAATCTTATTTACAAAAGGTGGGGCGGATGCCTTATTAACTCAAGTATATATGTGGAGAAAGGATTATCCTAATGCCGTAGATTCTGCCGATAAAGTTCTTGGTAATAGCTTATATTCTTTAGTAACAATAAACGATTGGTCTAAAATATTTACTTCAGGTTATTCAAACGAAAGTATTTTTGAAATTGGTTATAATGATGTTCAAACAAATGCCCTTAGAGTTCTTTACGCTATTGGTGCAGATAGTCATTATTTCCCAAGTGTTTCATTTAGAGATTCATTTGAAGCAGATGATCTTAGAAAAGATTTAATTTACGATACAACGAATGCTGATCCTAGAAAAATATGGAAATTTTTTGGGGAAGGTTTTAATGACGAGAGTGCAGATCCATCTGGAAATAATATTGTGCTTATACGTTTAGCAGATATTATACTTTTAAAAGCTGAAGCACATAATAAACTAACAGAAACAGATGAAGCCGTTAGATTGCTTAATTTAATTAGAAAAAGAGCTGGTATACCAGAATTTGCAGATGAAGCTGCAGCAATAAGTATGTATGGTGATTTAGAGTCTGCAATTTTACACGAACGACTTATAGAACTTTCATTTGAAGGACACCGTTGGTTCGATTTAGTTAGAACAGGTAGAGCCATCGATGTTATGAACCCCATAAATGGATTAAGTGATGAAACCAATTTAGTATGGCCAATTCAGGAGGATGCTTTAAATAGAAATCCTAATTTAGAACAAAACATCTTTTACAGATAA
- a CDS encoding glucosamine-6-phosphate deaminase → MLDFNQNINVLSNKRTTGVAAGKAVEDCIVQLQKTKESIRIVFAAAPSQDSMLDYLTKSKLIDWSKIEAFHMDEYIGLKPGSPQLFSSYLENNLFSKVPLNKNTINVNNDVSSEIKRYTNLLEEAPIDIVCLGIGENGHLAFNDPHVADFNDSEIVKVVELDDACRLQQVNDGCFESFQKVPEKAITLTIPTLLKGTHLFCVVLGANKSDAVKNALTEPISTSCPASILTTHPDCNYYFDKEAYKGIECLQNA, encoded by the coding sequence ATGCTAGATTTTAACCAGAATATAAACGTTCTTTCTAACAAGAGAACAACGGGGGTTGCTGCAGGAAAAGCAGTAGAAGATTGTATAGTTCAATTACAAAAAACAAAGGAAAGTATACGAATTGTTTTTGCAGCTGCACCTTCTCAAGACTCTATGCTCGATTATTTAACCAAATCGAAATTGATAGATTGGAGCAAAATAGAAGCATTTCATATGGATGAATATATTGGGTTAAAACCAGGGTCACCTCAATTATTTTCTTCTTATTTAGAAAATAATCTTTTTTCAAAAGTACCTTTAAATAAAAACACCATTAACGTAAATAATGATGTTTCAAGCGAGATAAAAAGATATACTAATTTATTAGAAGAAGCGCCTATCGATATTGTATGTTTAGGAATAGGAGAGAATGGTCACTTGGCCTTTAACGATCCGCATGTGGCCGATTTTAATGATTCTGAAATTGTAAAAGTGGTGGAGTTAGATGATGCATGCCGCTTACAACAAGTTAATGATGGTTGTTTTGAATCTTTTCAAAAAGTACCTGAAAAAGCAATAACATTAACCATTCCAACGCTATTAAAGGGAACACATTTATTTTGTGTGGTTTTAGGTGCTAATAAAAGTGACGCAGTAAAAAACGCCCTTACCGAGCCTATAAGCACATCTTGTCCTGCTTCTATTCTTACTACGCACCCCGATTGTAATTACTATTTCGATAAGGAAGCCTATAAAGGCATAGAATGTTTACAAAACGCATAA
- the nagB gene encoding glucosamine-6-phosphate deaminase, whose translation MLKSSIDKSTSFEKRFENAGTIVFENSVSASKAVAKEIADLIRVKQAQKQPCILGLATGSSPKGLYAELVRLHKEEGLSFKNVVSFNLDEYYPMEPDSINSYVRFMKELLFNHVDILPENYHIPDGTLAKDAIGDYCSQYEAKIEALGGIDLQILGIGGNGHIGFNESGSLQNSKTRLVALDHITRVAASGDFSGLNNTPRTAITLGVKKIMEAKRVILMAWGEGKSHIIKQSVEGSVTNLVPASFLQEHNNATFVLDKEASSKLTRINTPWLVEKINWTDKLIRKAVLGLALHLKKPILMLTDADYIENGMSDLLADSGPAYDINIKIFNKLQNTITGWPGGKPNADDAKRPERAEPAKKRVLIFSPHPDDDIISMGGTFKRLHEQGHEVHVGYQTSGNIAVADDEALRFASFVCDYNDKFGIDSIEAENIYKKSETFLKNKKASEIDIPEVRYIKGLIRKGEAQATSYFIGIPDAQIHFMELPFYETGTIEKKPLGKEDIQITMDLIEQIKPHQIYAAGDLADPHGTHKVCLDAVFEAVKQLKPKKFMKDCWVWLYRGAWQEWGIDEIEMAIPMGPDQVLEKRKGIFKHQSQKDGVVFQGSDSREFWQRAEDRNRETADLYHQLGLSHYAAMEAFVRWEY comes from the coding sequence ATGTTAAAGAGTAGTATAGATAAATCTACAAGTTTTGAAAAAAGGTTTGAAAACGCAGGAACCATTGTTTTTGAAAATTCCGTGAGTGCATCTAAAGCGGTTGCTAAAGAAATTGCAGACTTAATACGAGTAAAGCAAGCTCAAAAACAACCTTGTATATTAGGATTGGCTACAGGCTCATCACCTAAGGGTTTGTATGCGGAATTAGTGCGTTTACATAAAGAAGAAGGTTTAAGCTTTAAAAACGTGGTGTCATTCAATTTAGATGAATACTACCCAATGGAACCTGATTCTATAAATAGTTATGTAAGGTTTATGAAAGAATTACTATTTAATCATGTAGATATATTACCAGAAAACTATCATATCCCAGATGGTACTCTAGCAAAAGATGCTATTGGAGATTATTGTAGTCAATACGAAGCAAAAATTGAAGCTTTAGGTGGTATCGATTTACAAATATTAGGTATTGGTGGTAATGGACATATTGGATTTAACGAATCGGGTTCTTTACAAAACTCAAAAACTCGATTAGTAGCCTTAGATCATATTACAAGAGTGGCTGCAAGTGGTGATTTTTCTGGACTAAACAATACGCCTAGAACGGCCATTACACTGGGAGTGAAAAAAATCATGGAAGCTAAAAGAGTGATACTTATGGCTTGGGGTGAAGGGAAGTCGCATATCATAAAGCAATCTGTTGAAGGTTCTGTAACAAACTTAGTACCTGCTTCTTTTTTACAAGAACATAACAACGCGACTTTTGTATTGGATAAAGAAGCATCTTCCAAACTAACTCGTATTAACACACCTTGGTTGGTTGAAAAAATTAATTGGACAGATAAACTAATAAGAAAAGCAGTATTAGGTTTAGCGCTTCATTTAAAAAAGCCTATTTTAATGTTAACTGATGCCGATTATATAGAAAACGGGATGAGCGATTTATTAGCAGATTCGGGGCCTGCTTATGATATTAACATCAAAATTTTTAATAAACTACAAAACACTATTACAGGTTGGCCAGGAGGTAAACCTAATGCTGATGATGCTAAACGACCAGAACGTGCTGAACCAGCTAAAAAACGCGTTCTTATTTTTAGTCCGCATCCAGATGATGATATTATTAGTATGGGAGGTACTTTTAAGCGTTTACATGAGCAAGGGCATGAAGTCCATGTTGGTTATCAAACCTCTGGAAATATCGCTGTAGCTGATGATGAAGCACTTCGTTTTGCTAGTTTTGTATGTGATTACAATGATAAATTTGGAATAGATAGCATAGAAGCTGAAAACATCTATAAAAAATCAGAAACCTTTCTTAAAAATAAAAAAGCAAGCGAGATCGATATCCCCGAGGTGCGATACATTAAGGGCTTGATTAGAAAGGGAGAAGCCCAAGCGACATCTTACTTTATAGGTATTCCCGATGCTCAAATCCATTTCATGGAACTTCCGTTTTATGAAACGGGTACAATCGAGAAAAAACCCTTAGGTAAGGAAGATATTCAAATCACTATGGATCTTATTGAGCAAATAAAACCACATCAAATATATGCTGCGGGTGATTTGGCAGATCCTCATGGTACACATAAAGTATGTTTAGATGCTGTTTTTGAAGCGGTAAAACAACTTAAACCAAAAAAGTTTATGAAAGACTGTTGGGTCTGGTTGTACAGAGGAGCATGGCAAGAATGGGGCATCGATGAAATTGAAATGGCTATACCTATGGGCCCCGACCAAGTATTAGAAAAACGAAAAGGTATTTTTAAACATCAATCTCAAAAAGATGGGGTGGTATTTCAAGGAAGCGATAGCAGGGAGTTTTGGCAACGTGCAGAAGATAGAAATAGAGAAACGGCCGATTTATACCACCAATTAGGTTTGTCTCATTATGCTGCTATGGAAGCTTTCGTGAGGTGGGAATATTAA
- a CDS encoding DNRLRE domain-containing protein, whose protein sequence is MKNNKITLYASIGVFFTVVLSMFFSCEIQENFSYKSSNSTAELGISAWAYIQKHDSLNLFEEAIKLADVQSLYETSTNKTFVAPTNEAFLNYLEDNAYQSLSDVPVPILRNLIKYHVVDAYVSFDDPALALRNNPIAYNTENGQTMYLSHNSAYTGYVNEGTSQQWTIVTSNLKATNGVIHVIPSIVYFSALSTSSDSPDSTVVMDTIYPLYDTYINGGSASGTNYGNDKLLKVKNVTGNGTYDRKAYIMYDLKDFQKEGSIVELKFELAVSFTHAKFVDLDVYSVQDTLWTETGLTFNNAELPTNTPIATLKTTKVSKFEYDLLDFYKTLDKKRRVSFVLDGEAGSNETDEFHSNQNTLGLNPPMLIARISTGNTVLSINANTGITLNSGETYVLNTATLEVIGSAPADIRYTIEEVPQYGWLIRGANILKVGDRFTQEDIDAMNVVYINNESGSQDKMVLSASDIEGAILDDFDVNITIQ, encoded by the coding sequence ATGAAAAATAATAAGATAACCTTATATGCTTCGATTGGAGTTTTCTTTACAGTCGTTTTAAGCATGTTTTTTAGTTGTGAAATTCAAGAAAATTTCTCTTATAAAAGTTCTAATTCTACAGCAGAATTAGGCATAAGTGCTTGGGCATACATTCAAAAACACGATTCATTAAACTTGTTTGAAGAAGCTATTAAATTAGCCGATGTTCAAAGTTTATATGAAACATCTACAAACAAAACATTTGTTGCTCCAACAAATGAAGCTTTTTTAAATTATCTTGAAGATAATGCTTATCAAAGTCTATCCGATGTGCCGGTGCCAATACTTCGTAATTTAATTAAATATCATGTTGTAGATGCGTACGTATCGTTTGATGATCCTGCTTTAGCTTTAAGAAACAACCCAATTGCCTACAATACTGAAAATGGACAAACGATGTATTTATCTCATAATAGTGCTTATACAGGTTATGTAAATGAAGGTACGAGCCAGCAATGGACCATTGTTACGTCTAATTTAAAAGCAACTAATGGCGTCATACATGTAATACCTTCCATTGTATATTTCTCTGCACTTTCAACAAGTTCAGACTCACCAGATTCTACTGTTGTAATGGATACTATTTACCCATTGTATGATACTTATATTAATGGTGGTAGCGCCTCGGGAACTAATTATGGTAACGATAAACTGTTAAAAGTTAAAAACGTTACCGGGAATGGCACTTATGATAGAAAAGCGTACATCATGTATGATTTGAAAGATTTTCAAAAAGAAGGTTCTATTGTAGAATTAAAATTTGAATTAGCAGTAAGTTTTACTCATGCAAAATTTGTAGATCTAGATGTGTATTCTGTTCAAGATACATTATGGACAGAAACAGGTTTAACGTTCAATAACGCTGAATTACCAACAAATACACCCATAGCAACTTTAAAAACGACCAAAGTAAGTAAGTTTGAATATGATCTTTTAGATTTTTACAAAACTTTAGACAAGAAAAGAAGAGTGTCTTTTGTACTAGATGGTGAAGCAGGTAGTAATGAGACGGATGAGTTTCATTCCAATCAAAACACATTAGGACTTAATCCTCCCATGTTAATTGCTAGAATTTCTACAGGTAACACCGTTCTTTCAATTAATGCGAATACTGGAATTACTTTAAATAGCGGAGAAACATATGTATTAAATACAGCAACTTTAGAAGTAATTGGTTCTGCGCCTGCTGATATTAGATATACTATAGAAGAAGTGCCACAATACGGTTGGTTAATTAGAGGTGCAAACATTCTAAAAGTAGGTGATAGGTTTACCCAAGAAGATATTGATGCTATGAACGTTGTGTATATAAATAACGAATCCGGATCTCAAGACAAGATGGTTCTATCAGCAAGCGACATTGAAGGAGCTATTTTAGATGATTTTGATGTTAATATAACTATACAGTAA
- a CDS encoding aryl-sulfate sulfotransferase has protein sequence MIKKITCILLLTVSFVWSQAPTVGLLFLHNNVSEGYTLFTPEVNNSVYLINNCGEKVNEWTFTELPGATCYLLENGTLLRAGKDKLEIRDWDNTVLWNYEMNTNGLNQHHDIEPLPNGNILCIITDSYSNTEIIANGKDPLKVDQVIGLDKIVELKPIGTDNAEIVWEWKFIDHLIQDYDNTKANFGIIGNHPELIDINYVDSNVENLERGYTHVNGIDYNANLDQIIISARNLNEIYIIDHSTTTTEASGHTGGNSNLGGDILWRWGNPRVYKQGGVEDQKLFSQHDVKWVEPGYLDEGKISVFNNGEYETRAYSTVHLLDPEISGNTYTKENNTFKPLNFNWSWGGSILERTMYEEIKSGTHSLPNGNFIICESSLGQVSEITKAGEHVWTYKNPSGNSIFNQFENVSPNFNSIFRAEKYPSNYIGFSGKDLTPKGIIENENSVSNACLTLSIVQYEINNIRVINPVSGNVLKFNQNIKLDAIRIIDMNGRIIFTSKNFFDDHVPINVKSGFYIIEFEKEEIIRRIKIIVN, from the coding sequence TTGATAAAAAAAATAACATGTATCCTTCTTTTAACAGTTTCTTTCGTTTGGTCGCAAGCTCCAACGGTTGGGTTGCTTTTTTTACACAACAATGTCTCGGAAGGTTACACGCTATTTACCCCAGAAGTAAACAATAGTGTGTATTTAATTAACAACTGTGGTGAAAAGGTAAATGAATGGACTTTTACAGAGTTACCAGGGGCGACCTGCTATCTTTTAGAAAATGGAACATTACTAAGGGCAGGGAAAGATAAGTTAGAAATTAGAGACTGGGATAATACAGTACTATGGAACTATGAGATGAATACCAATGGACTAAATCAACACCATGACATTGAACCACTTCCTAATGGGAATATTTTATGCATAATTACAGATAGTTATTCTAATACAGAGATTATTGCTAATGGAAAAGATCCTCTTAAAGTTGATCAAGTTATTGGCCTTGATAAAATAGTTGAATTAAAACCGATTGGAACTGACAATGCTGAAATTGTTTGGGAATGGAAATTTATAGACCATCTCATTCAAGATTATGACAATACAAAAGCGAATTTTGGTATCATTGGAAATCACCCTGAACTTATTGATATAAACTATGTTGATTCTAACGTTGAAAATCTCGAAAGAGGTTATACGCATGTAAATGGTATTGATTATAATGCAAATCTTGACCAAATTATTATCTCTGCAAGAAATTTAAATGAAATTTATATTATAGACCACAGTACTACAACTACTGAAGCTTCAGGTCATACTGGGGGTAATTCAAATCTTGGAGGAGATATTTTGTGGAGATGGGGTAACCCCAGAGTTTATAAGCAAGGAGGGGTTGAAGATCAAAAACTATTTTCACAGCATGATGTAAAATGGGTAGAACCTGGATATTTGGATGAAGGTAAAATATCTGTTTTTAACAATGGAGAATATGAAACTAGAGCCTACAGCACGGTTCATTTATTAGATCCTGAGATTTCTGGCAATACTTATACTAAAGAGAATAATACATTTAAACCATTAAACTTTAACTGGTCATGGGGTGGTTCTATATTAGAAAGAACCATGTACGAAGAAATAAAATCGGGAACACATAGTCTTCCAAATGGTAACTTTATAATTTGCGAAAGTTCTTTAGGACAAGTTTCTGAAATTACAAAAGCGGGTGAGCACGTGTGGACTTATAAAAATCCATCAGGAAATAGTATATTTAATCAATTTGAAAATGTTTCACCAAATTTTAATTCCATCTTTAGAGCTGAAAAATATCCCAGTAATTATATTGGTTTTTCTGGAAAAGACTTAACTCCTAAAGGTATTATTGAAAATGAAAATTCCGTTTCTAACGCTTGTTTAACTTTAAGCATAGTTCAATATGAAATCAATAATATTAGGGTAATAAATCCAGTTAGTGGGAATGTTCTAAAATTCAATCAAAATATCAAGCTAGATGCAATAAGAATAATTGATATGAATGGCAGAATTATATTCACATCCAAAAACTTTTTTGATGACCATGTACCCATTAATGTTAAATCAGGTTTTTATATTATTGAATTTGAAAAAGAAGAAATCATCAGACGAATAAAAATTATAGTTAACTAA
- a CDS encoding glycoside hydrolase family 16 protein produces MKTKMLIINFFLIVQFFAINSCSNSYTDDSTPVNSTRIINFSGYEWIVRTSDEGQEGPGPNYFSDSEENVWVDNEGRLHLKIVRKGDGNWYCSGITLRQSQGYKKYVFYVASRVDQLDENVVGGLFTYKNDNEEIDIEFSKWSQSENQDSQFAIQPSDNVGNKTRYDLNLKSDLSTHFFDWKASSIEFGSYHGHTLAPNAEDVISTWTYTGNDIPPLNNEKLKLNLWLFRGNAPTNNQPAEMIIDRVEIL; encoded by the coding sequence ATGAAAACAAAAATGTTAATAATTAACTTTTTTTTAATCGTACAATTTTTTGCTATTAACTCATGCTCTAATTCCTATACGGATGATAGTACGCCTGTAAATTCAACCAGAATCATTAATTTTTCAGGTTATGAATGGATTGTAAGAACTTCTGATGAAGGTCAAGAAGGTCCAGGTCCCAACTATTTTTCAGATTCAGAAGAAAATGTATGGGTAGATAATGAAGGCAGGTTGCATTTGAAAATTGTAAGAAAGGGTGATGGTAATTGGTATTGCTCAGGAATCACATTACGCCAATCTCAAGGTTACAAAAAATATGTTTTTTATGTAGCGAGTCGGGTAGACCAATTAGATGAAAATGTTGTTGGTGGTCTTTTTACTTATAAAAATGATAATGAAGAGATTGATATAGAATTTTCTAAATGGTCTCAATCTGAGAATCAAGACTCTCAATTTGCTATACAGCCTTCAGATAATGTGGGTAATAAAACACGTTACGATTTGAATTTAAAAAGTGATCTGTCAACCCATTTTTTTGATTGGAAAGCCAGTAGTATTGAGTTCGGTAGTTATCATGGACATACTTTAGCACCCAATGCAGAAGATGTAATTAGTACTTGGACGTATACAGGAAACGATATTCCTCCTCTTAATAATGAGAAATTAAAATTAAATCTATGGTTATTTAGAGGGAATGCTCCAACAAATAATCAACCAGCAGAAATGATTATAGATCGCGTAGAAATATTATAA
- a CDS encoding TonB-dependent receptor has protein sequence MEKLIKKNLLDAKRGKLTVKTFISVLLISFITSLGYSQQMQVSGKITDGYDGQPLFGVNVIVKGTIRGVSSDMDGGYLMDKVSPSDVLIFSFIGYADQEIKIGTQKEINVVLQPSADVLDEMVVVGYGVKKKRNLTGSIVSIGSDEIALSNTQDPISVLQGRAAGVQVVSNSGSPGGGMSITVRGNSSLNSGNTPLYVVDGIPIESNSLSTLNGTENFGLNPLADINPGDIESIEILKDAASTAIYGSRAANGVVLITTKRGSNQKAQIDIGINTSVSEITRTLSVLNASQYRSAVIDSYNNMDNPIVPNGIVIDSLNPKNNGDVNWQKELLRMALTHKVELSIRGGSDKVKYAWSSSFLDQDGIILNSNYKRVTSRLNLDFEVSDKLTFGQSISFTNGVNNRINAAGTNNLSVIRELLVRPPIFPNYLPDGSFNGYQFGRRNPLGLAELATHLNTSNRIIGNQYGELEIIEGLKLRSNLNFDFISMKEDEFIPSTLDYREGYNSGSVRTINNTTWGNETYATFNKQIGESHNLSALAGFSFQNWRYDRVGLDGMFFSSDNITTLNGAGTISNQDVNVASEHSMLSYFGRVSYDYDGKYLFEANLRADGSSRFGTDNRFGYFPSASLGWRFSDEGFFENINVVNDAKLRLSIGQTGNEAIGNYTSQGEFALGANYLDFSGAAPSVMPNAGLTWETTTQYNAGLDISLWKNRVVLNADVYLKLTEDLLYNVPIPRTTGFNYITQNIGSIENKGIEFAISTHNLVGDFKWNTNFNISSNRNVVKDLPDDLLTNGYIQNGTYHILKEGLPIGTFYGWKFNGVYSRDEDNVNGITNGALGPVFEGGDPIWDDVNGDDIIDEDDRQVLGDATPDFFGGINNSFSYKGISLNVFFQYSYGNDIYSEINHQRNAIVSYNNLSTDALTRWREQGDVTNYPKPVRDDPKQSDSRVQSRWIEDGSYIKLKNVNLNYSFPKNLITNYGLSKLDIYLSGTNLVTWTKYTGFDPDVSSYSGLRVGVDEGSYPQSRTISLGLNIGF, from the coding sequence ATGGAAAAACTTATTAAAAAAAACCTTCTCGATGCCAAAAGGGGGAAATTGACTGTTAAAACATTTATATCCGTTTTGCTTATATCTTTTATTACATCTTTAGGGTATTCTCAACAGATGCAAGTGTCTGGTAAAATTACAGATGGATATGATGGGCAGCCACTGTTTGGTGTAAATGTAATTGTTAAAGGAACTATAAGGGGAGTTTCTTCTGATATGGATGGGGGATATCTTATGGATAAAGTGTCTCCAAGTGATGTCTTAATTTTTTCTTTTATAGGGTATGCCGATCAAGAAATTAAAATAGGAACTCAAAAAGAAATTAATGTTGTGTTGCAACCATCAGCCGATGTGCTTGATGAAATGGTTGTTGTTGGGTATGGTGTTAAAAAGAAAAGAAACTTAACGGGGTCTATCGTTTCAATAGGTAGTGATGAAATTGCGTTATCTAATACCCAAGATCCTATATCTGTGTTGCAAGGTAGAGCAGCGGGGGTGCAAGTGGTATCTAATTCTGGTTCTCCAGGGGGAGGTATGTCTATAACCGTAAGGGGTAATTCTTCTTTAAATTCAGGAAATACACCTTTATACGTTGTTGATGGAATTCCAATAGAATCTAATTCGCTTTCAACACTGAATGGAACGGAAAATTTTGGATTAAATCCTTTGGCTGATATTAATCCTGGAGATATTGAGTCTATTGAAATTCTTAAAGATGCTGCTTCAACTGCTATCTATGGTTCTCGTGCAGCAAATGGTGTTGTTTTAATTACAACTAAAAGAGGTAGCAATCAAAAAGCTCAAATTGATATAGGTATTAATACTAGTGTGAGTGAAATTACAAGAACACTTAGTGTGTTAAATGCAAGTCAATACAGATCAGCCGTTATAGATTCATACAATAATATGGACAATCCTATAGTACCTAATGGTATTGTTATAGATTCTTTAAATCCTAAAAATAATGGGGATGTAAATTGGCAAAAAGAATTATTAAGAATGGCATTAACACATAAAGTAGAGCTTTCTATTCGTGGTGGTTCTGACAAGGTTAAATATGCCTGGAGTTCTTCTTTCTTGGATCAAGATGGAATTATTCTAAATTCTAACTATAAAAGAGTTACTTCTCGATTGAATCTTGATTTTGAAGTTTCTGATAAGTTAACATTTGGTCAAAGTATATCATTTACAAACGGGGTAAACAACCGTATAAATGCTGCTGGTACTAACAATTTAAGTGTTATTCGCGAGCTATTAGTTCGTCCTCCAATTTTTCCTAATTATTTGCCAGACGGCTCTTTTAATGGATATCAATTTGGAAGAAGAAATCCATTAGGTTTAGCAGAATTAGCTACACACCTTAATACAAGTAATAGAATTATTGGTAATCAATATGGCGAATTGGAAATTATAGAAGGTCTTAAACTTAGAAGTAATTTGAATTTTGATTTTATCTCCATGAAGGAAGATGAATTTATACCTTCTACACTAGATTATAGAGAAGGCTATAATTCAGGTTCTGTAAGAACCATTAATAATACCACATGGGGTAATGAAACCTATGCTACTTTTAATAAACAAATTGGAGAATCACACAATTTATCTGCTTTAGCAGGATTTAGTTTTCAAAATTGGAGATACGATCGCGTAGGTTTAGATGGGATGTTCTTTTCAAGTGATAATATAACCACCTTAAATGGTGCAGGTACTATTTCAAATCAAGATGTAAACGTTGCTAGCGAGCACTCTATGTTGTCTTATTTCGGACGTGTATCCTACGATTACGATGGTAAATATTTATTTGAAGCAAACCTTAGAGCAGATGGCTCGTCAAGATTTGGAACTGATAATCGTTTTGGTTATTTTCCATCGGCATCTCTTGGATGGCGTTTTTCAGATGAAGGATTTTTTGAAAATATAAATGTTGTAAATGATGCCAAATTACGTTTAAGTATTGGGCAAACAGGTAATGAAGCGATTGGTAATTACACGTCTCAAGGAGAATTTGCCTTAGGAGCTAATTATCTAGATTTTTCAGGCGCTGCACCTTCCGTAATGCCAAATGCTGGTCTTACTTGGGAAACAACAACACAATATAATGCGGGTTTAGATATTTCTTTATGGAAAAATAGAGTGGTACTTAATGCCGATGTGTATTTGAAATTAACGGAAGATTTATTATACAACGTGCCCATACCAAGAACAACAGGTTTTAATTATATAACACAAAATATCGGCAGTATTGAAAATAAAGGTATTGAATTTGCTATAAGTACACACAATTTAGTAGGCGATTTTAAATGGAATACCAATTTTAATATTAGTTCAAACCGTAATGTTGTTAAAGATTTACCGGACGATTTATTAACCAATGGTTATATCCAGAATGGAACTTATCACATATTAAAAGAAGGTTTACCAATTGGTACTTTTTACGGCTGGAAATTTAATGGGGTTTATTCTCGTGATGAAGACAATGTTAATGGTATTACAAATGGGGCTTTAGGTCCAGTATTTGAAGGTGGGGATCCTATTTGGGACGATGTGAATGGTGATGATATTATAGATGAAGATGATAGACAAGTTCTTGGAGATGCTACACCAGACTTTTTTGGAGGTATAAATAATAGCTTTTCTTATAAAGGAATTAGTTTAAACGTATTTTTTCAATATTCTTATGGTAATGATATTTACAGTGAAATCAATCACCAAAGAAATGCTATTGTAAGTTACAATAACCTTTCTACAGATGCATTAACTAGATGGAGAGAACAAGGCGATGTTACTAATTACCCAAAACCAGTTAGAGACGACCCTAAGCAAAGTGATAGTAGAGTACAAAGTAGGTGGATTGAAGACGGATCTTACATTAAGCTAAAAAATGTAAACCTTAATTATAGTTTTCCTAAAAACCTAATAACTAATTACGGATTAAGCAAATTAGATATTTACCTTTCAGGAACAAATTTAGTTACTTGGACAAAATATACAGGTTTCGATCCAGATGTTAGTTCTTACAGCGGTTTAAGAGTTGGTGTAGATGAGGGATCGTATCCTCAAAGTCGTACCATCAGTTTAGGATTAAATATTGGATTTTAA